One segment of Panulirus ornatus isolate Po-2019 chromosome 2, ASM3632096v1, whole genome shotgun sequence DNA contains the following:
- the Snx27 gene encoding sorting nexin-27 isoform X1, protein MSNFNPGPRVVTIYKTDTGFGFNVRGQVSEGGQWRPINGELYPPLQHVSAVLEGGAAEQAGIRKGDRILEVNGVNVEGAEHRYVVELIKQGGDVLKLTVISVSRKEAERLEPSEETSGFSYIDYSEKRSLPISIPDYSYIESSGEKYVVFNIYMAGRHLCARRYREFSNLHNNLKREFMDFNFPKLPGKWPFSLSEQQLDGRRRGLELYLEKVCAVRVIAESDIMQDFLNDSDDHQGNSIRVDLKVLLPDKSVLTVTQAKNVFAHQVYQAVVEKINIPPETAKCFALFEIVEYNFERKISDDEFPHNLYIQNYSTATATCLCIHRWIFNPHRELRLCGSDDIAHTWLFWTAVEDVNRGHIKPTDQLYQLKALQDVARKEQYLQVVRGCEGYGDIVFPHCPCDSRKKGHVVAYVGYKSFRLQACKEDGTLQTQVIDFAWSTVEKFEVDDEAMAFCFLYRQTEELIRWVKIFTPYYHFMEECFRRIQEEHQWT, encoded by the exons ATGAGCAATTTTAACCCTGGTCCACGGGTTGTGACTATCTACAAAACTGATACAGGGTTTGGGTTCAAcgtaaggggtcaggtcagcgAAGGAGGTCAGTGGAGGCCAATCAATGGGGAGTTGTATCCTCCTCTTCAACACGTCTCGGCGGTGCTGGAAGGAGGGGCAGCTGAACAGGCTGGTATACGGAAGGGCGATCGTATCCTGGAAGT AAATGGTGTGAATGTAGAGGGTGCTGAACATCGTTATGTTGTAGAGCTTATTAAACAAGGAGGTGATGTGCTCAAGCTAACTGTGATCTCTGTTTCCCGAAAG GAAGCAGAGAGGTTAGAACCAAGTGAGGAAACCTCGGGATTTTCGTATATTGACTATAGCGAGAAACGTTCACTTCCAATATCAATCCCTGACTACTCCTACATAGAATCTAGCGGAGAAAAATATGTTGTGTTTAATATCTACATGGCTGGCCGTCATCTGTGTGCTCGAAGATATAGAGAATTCTCAAATCTACACAATAATTTAAAGAGAGAGTTCATGGATTTCAACTTTCCTAAATTACCGGGGAAATGGCCTTTTTC ATTGTCAGAACAGCAGCTAGATGGGCGGCGTCGAGGTTTGGAATTGTATCTTGAGAAAGTTTGTGCTGTAAGAGTGATAGCGGAATCTGATATCATGCAAGATTTCCTTAATGATTCTGATGATCACCAA GGCAACAGTATTCGAGTGGACCTGAAGGTATTGCTGCCAGACAAGAGTGTGCTGACTGTTACTCAAGCGAAGAATGTTTTTGCTCATCAGGTTTATCAAGCTGTGGTGGAAAAAATAAACATTCCCCCAGAGACTGCCAAATGTTTTGCGCTTTTTGAAATTGTAGAATATAATTTTG AACGAAAAATTAGTGATGATGAATTCCCTCATAACTTATACATCCAGAACTACAGCACAGCAACAGCAACATGCTTGTGTATTCATCGATGGATCTTTAATCCACACAGAGAG CTTCGACTCTGTGGCTCAGATGATATTGCACATACATGGTTGTTCTGGACAGCTGTTGAGGATGTCAACCGAGGCCATATTAAACCAACAGACCAGCTTTACCAGTTAAAAGCACTGCAAGATGTGGCTCGTAAAGAACAGTATCTACAG GTTGTTCGGGGATGTGAAGGCTATGGTGATATTGTTTTCCCTCATTGTCCTTGTGATTCCCGCAAGAAGGGTCATGTTGTTGCATATGTGGGATATAAATCATTCAGGTTGCAAGCTTGTAAAGAAGATGGAACATTACAG ACCCAAGTAATTGACTTTGCATGGTCAACAGTCGAGAAGTTTGAGGTGGATGATGAAGCAATGGCTTTTTGTTTTCTGTACAGGCAGACAGAAGAACTAATAAGATGGGTTAAAATATTCACACCTTAT TATCATTTCATGGAGGAATGTTTCCGTCGCATTCAAGAAGAGCATCAGTGGACGTAG
- the Snx27 gene encoding sorting nexin-27 isoform X2, producing the protein MLNHSLQSVSDGSLRRNGVNVEGAEHRYVVELIKQGGDVLKLTVISVSRKEAERLEPSEETSGFSYIDYSEKRSLPISIPDYSYIESSGEKYVVFNIYMAGRHLCARRYREFSNLHNNLKREFMDFNFPKLPGKWPFSLSEQQLDGRRRGLELYLEKVCAVRVIAESDIMQDFLNDSDDHQGNSIRVDLKVLLPDKSVLTVTQAKNVFAHQVYQAVVEKINIPPETAKCFALFEIVEYNFERKISDDEFPHNLYIQNYSTATATCLCIHRWIFNPHRELRLCGSDDIAHTWLFWTAVEDVNRGHIKPTDQLYQLKALQDVARKEQYLQVVRGCEGYGDIVFPHCPCDSRKKGHVVAYVGYKSFRLQACKEDGTLQTQVIDFAWSTVEKFEVDDEAMAFCFLYRQTEELIRWVKIFTPYYHFMEECFRRIQEEHQWT; encoded by the exons ATGCTCAATCATAGCCTACAGTCTGTTAGTGACGGATCTCTGAGAAG AAATGGTGTGAATGTAGAGGGTGCTGAACATCGTTATGTTGTAGAGCTTATTAAACAAGGAGGTGATGTGCTCAAGCTAACTGTGATCTCTGTTTCCCGAAAG GAAGCAGAGAGGTTAGAACCAAGTGAGGAAACCTCGGGATTTTCGTATATTGACTATAGCGAGAAACGTTCACTTCCAATATCAATCCCTGACTACTCCTACATAGAATCTAGCGGAGAAAAATATGTTGTGTTTAATATCTACATGGCTGGCCGTCATCTGTGTGCTCGAAGATATAGAGAATTCTCAAATCTACACAATAATTTAAAGAGAGAGTTCATGGATTTCAACTTTCCTAAATTACCGGGGAAATGGCCTTTTTC ATTGTCAGAACAGCAGCTAGATGGGCGGCGTCGAGGTTTGGAATTGTATCTTGAGAAAGTTTGTGCTGTAAGAGTGATAGCGGAATCTGATATCATGCAAGATTTCCTTAATGATTCTGATGATCACCAA GGCAACAGTATTCGAGTGGACCTGAAGGTATTGCTGCCAGACAAGAGTGTGCTGACTGTTACTCAAGCGAAGAATGTTTTTGCTCATCAGGTTTATCAAGCTGTGGTGGAAAAAATAAACATTCCCCCAGAGACTGCCAAATGTTTTGCGCTTTTTGAAATTGTAGAATATAATTTTG AACGAAAAATTAGTGATGATGAATTCCCTCATAACTTATACATCCAGAACTACAGCACAGCAACAGCAACATGCTTGTGTATTCATCGATGGATCTTTAATCCACACAGAGAG CTTCGACTCTGTGGCTCAGATGATATTGCACATACATGGTTGTTCTGGACAGCTGTTGAGGATGTCAACCGAGGCCATATTAAACCAACAGACCAGCTTTACCAGTTAAAAGCACTGCAAGATGTGGCTCGTAAAGAACAGTATCTACAG GTTGTTCGGGGATGTGAAGGCTATGGTGATATTGTTTTCCCTCATTGTCCTTGTGATTCCCGCAAGAAGGGTCATGTTGTTGCATATGTGGGATATAAATCATTCAGGTTGCAAGCTTGTAAAGAAGATGGAACATTACAG ACCCAAGTAATTGACTTTGCATGGTCAACAGTCGAGAAGTTTGAGGTGGATGATGAAGCAATGGCTTTTTGTTTTCTGTACAGGCAGACAGAAGAACTAATAAGATGGGTTAAAATATTCACACCTTAT TATCATTTCATGGAGGAATGTTTCCGTCGCATTCAAGAAGAGCATCAGTGGACGTAG